The sequence aaaatgagaaaagaaattagaggtatgcaagagagagtcaacagcttggaaaagaaagacaaatccttaaaaaatatagttggtcaaatatgaaaaaaaaaatctacagaagaaaaaaacaccttcaaaagtagaattaactaaatggaaaaagagatacaaaatctaACTGAAGGAAATCACCcattaaaaactttagaatggagaaaatggaagctgACTCTATTATACATCAAGAATTAGTTAAACAAACTAAATAACCTGATTTCAGAAGGGTTCTGATCCTGTATAGGAGTGCCTTGCACAACCATGTTCTGTTGATAAGTCATGTAGCTTCTAGAAAGCTCTTTGATTTTCTTCAGAGGCATTCAAAAAAAGACATAAGATTCAAATCTCCAGTCcaattctctttctcattcattcactctCAAAAGATTTAGAGATAATTCTATCTTGAGGAAAGAGACCTTGAGTCTTAGTGCCATCTAGCCCTAGGAATATAATCACAAGTTATTTGTCTCCCTcagcatttgttttctttgaaatgaaaGGAGAGCAATATCCTGAAGTCCTATCAACTCAGTATCCAAATTGTAAACCACCAATTCAACATCAATGCTCTGAGAAGCAAGCAACAACCTTTAGAACCCAGGAAGCATTAGCTGAGATGAAAATTTATCAACTGCTCATGCCTAATCTGGAAGTGAACTTTATAGGATTGATGCTATTTTGAAATTGTGCTAAAAGTATACCCTGAGagatgtgtgtgcatgtgtgtgggtgtgtgggggGGTATTTATACTTTTGTACTTGTTTTAATCATAGCTGGAAACTGGAATGCTAAATTGATAACTACAGTTGGGAGAACATAAAAAGTTGGAGCTTCATCCAAGAGCAGgctaaaaaagataattataatccACCAAAGTAGAAAAGGCCAGTAAAATAATGAGCCAAAAGATGTTAACTAAATGcacaaaagattttatttttccactgatTACTGGCACCCTCCATTTCTAACTACTTTAAATTTAATCACCTTACACATGTTTTGTGTTTATTTGGtattacttatatatgtatatactctgTCTCCCAGTAGAACAGAAAATAGGGTTTGTtgaattttttgtctttgaagcCTTATTCAGAATAtatcatgtgtgtgtatatatatatatatatatatatatatataatcagaaaaaggTATACATAGGCATCAAGAAAAGTCTTGCATAGACAATATTTgaatcatgttttgaaagaagctAAAATTCTATGAGTTGAAAGTACAGATAAAGTATATTACAGATATAGAACATTAATACAAAAACATTGAGACAAGAAGAAAGGCAAGGCAACAAGGAAAAagagcaaatatttattatgcacttacttTGTGACATGAATTGATAGAAGTGTGAAAAAAGGTGAACAAATCAacttttatgaaaagaaatagtGATTTGCAAGAAATATAACACACCTGGACAAAATATGATGAGTACCAGAACTCCATGACAATGAATTCATGACTTACTGATGTCAATATAGCATTTTACCTTCTTGAGAAAAGCACTACCCTTTGAAAAACATCTTTGAAGGCTTGTTTTACTTGTTGGTTCCTTAGGGTGTAAATGAAAGGGTTCAGCATGGGAGCAACTGAAGTATTGAGAATAGCTACTCCTTTGGTTAATGATGCTCTTTCTTTTGCTGAGGGATTCACATACATAAAGATGCAGCTGCCGtaagagatagaaatgacaatCATGTGAGAGGAACAAGTGGAAAAGGCTTTTTTCCTTTGACTAGCAGAAGGGATCCTCAAAATTGTCCTAATGATATACATATAGGACAGAATTACTAATGCTAAAGTAAATAACAGAGTCACCAAAGCACAGTAAAAACCAATCACTTCTAAGATGTGTGTGTCTGAGCAAGAAAGctgtaaaaggggaaaatagtcaCAGGCAAAGTGATCGATGACATTGGACCCACAATAATCAAGCTGTACAATAAGCATAAGTGGTGGGAAAATGATAAGGAATCCTCCTAGCCAAGCACAGAAGACAAGCCAGGTGCAGACTTTGTTGTTCATGATGGTTGTATAATGCAGGGGCTTGCAGATAGCAACATAACGATCATAGGACATAGCTGTAAGTAGGTAAAATTCAGTTACccccataaaaatgaaaaagaataattgaGCTGCACAACAGTTAAAAGAAATGGTTTTGTTTCCAGTGATAATGGTGCTCAGGAATCGAGGAATACAAACAGTTGTGAAAGAAACTTCTAGGAAGGCAAAATTCCggaggaaaaaatacatgggTGTCTGAAGATGGGAATCCAGCAGGGTAAGGGTGATAATGGTGAGGTTCCCAGTAATACTTAAGATATAGGTgataagcagaaaaagaaaaatcaca comes from Sarcophilus harrisii chromosome 5, mSarHar1.11, whole genome shotgun sequence and encodes:
- the LOC105750795 gene encoding olfactory receptor 6C3-like, translating into MRNHTVIKEFILLGLSDDPKLKVVIFLFLLITYILSITGNLTIITLTLLDSHLQTPMYFFLRNFAFLEVSFTTVCIPRFLSTIITGNKTISFNCCAAQLFFFIFMGVTEFYLLTAMSYDRYVAICKPLHYTTIMNNKVCTWLVFCAWLGGFLIIFPPLMLIVQLDYCGSNVIDHFACDYFPLLQLSCSDTHILEVIGFYCALVTLLFTLALVILSYMYIIRTILRIPSASQRKKAFSTCSSHMIVISISYGSCIFMYVNPSAKERASLTKGVAILNTSVAPMLNPFIYTLRNQQVKQAFKDVFQRVVLFSRR